The following proteins come from a genomic window of Candidatus Bathyarchaeia archaeon:
- a CDS encoding Nre family DNA repair protein, whose amino-acid sequence MKILKKKVLKKVKQDIPWLEHIINDEKIAGDLNPAAADVEIHFRRESLCIFCRGSRMLCGKSRCPAIVRLYSLLKVKNLVNSEKIFGSSPPGVFVGRIGYPYVYAGPLIPPVLGDTSLFDMPEVWVGRSIDEIIGFRTGLIRGKFRVNVKKPFTNEQFLSRTIEIALSREPVDTEALFRKKPSGSFIFDDEVQPMGPSAPLLKIEVENARIDQRIEKAYSDADLKAEEAILDLYLNGVPVSKIQRAFSVGAFGVKRQRRMVPTRWSITAVDSTISRRIIEDKVKSNPEIGEYRVYSFTYLGNRFVVLLTPSKWRYEWIEAWYPGTLWNPQGEGIAMGNDWEGYYGRTSYASLGGCYYAVRLAAAEFLAREGRQAGVIAMREIHPSFIMPLGVWINRECVREAFKGRYERFNTLSEALEYIGSKFSIPIREWVKTSHLMKEDIFQEKITKYLKPKN is encoded by the coding sequence TTGAAGATATTAAAGAAAAAAGTGCTGAAAAAGGTTAAGCAAGATATCCCATGGTTAGAGCATATTATAAACGATGAAAAAATTGCGGGAGACCTTAATCCCGCGGCGGCAGATGTCGAGATACATTTCAGAAGGGAGAGCCTCTGCATATTCTGTAGGGGCAGCAGAATGCTATGTGGGAAATCTAGGTGCCCCGCCATAGTAAGGCTTTACTCGCTTCTCAAAGTTAAGAACCTAGTGAATTCCGAAAAAATTTTTGGCTCCTCCCCACCCGGAGTCTTTGTAGGCAGAATAGGATACCCTTATGTTTACGCAGGCCCCTTGATCCCGCCTGTTCTAGGAGACACATCCCTATTCGATATGCCCGAGGTATGGGTTGGCAGATCAATAGATGAAATAATCGGCTTTAGAACCGGTTTAATTCGCGGAAAATTCAGGGTTAACGTTAAGAAGCCGTTCACTAACGAACAGTTTCTGAGTAGAACTATAGAGATAGCCTTGTCGAGAGAACCAGTAGATACGGAAGCCCTATTCAGAAAGAAGCCTTCTGGAAGCTTCATATTTGATGATGAGGTTCAGCCAATGGGCCCCTCAGCCCCACTATTAAAGATTGAGGTTGAGAATGCTAGGATAGACCAGAGGATCGAGAAGGCTTATAGTGACGCTGACTTAAAAGCTGAAGAGGCGATCCTTGACCTTTACCTTAACGGTGTGCCAGTATCGAAGATACAGAGAGCGTTTAGCGTCGGCGCCTTCGGTGTTAAAAGGCAGCGTAGAATGGTGCCGACGAGATGGAGCATAACCGCGGTAGACTCCACAATTTCGAGGAGAATAATAGAGGATAAAGTTAAGTCTAATCCCGAGATAGGCGAGTACCGCGTCTATAGCTTTACCTATCTCGGCAACAGGTTTGTCGTTCTCCTAACGCCTTCAAAATGGAGGTATGAGTGGATAGAAGCATGGTATCCGGGAACATTATGGAACCCGCAGGGCGAAGGTATAGCTATGGGAAATGATTGGGAAGGCTACTATGGGAGAACCTCATATGCTTCCTTAGGCGGATGCTATTACGCTGTTAGATTGGCGGCTGCGGAGTTCTTGGCGAGAGAGGGGAGACAGGCGGGGGTAATAGCCATGAGGGAGATTCATCCGAGTTTTATTATGCCGCTAGGCGTTTGGATTAACAGGGAGTGTGTACGCGAAGCCTTTAAAGGAAGATATGAACGATTTAACACCCTCAGTGAAGCCCTAGAATATATAGGGTCAAAGTTCTCAATACCTATAAGAGAATGGGTGAAAACCAGCCACCTAATGAAGGAAGATATTTTCCAAGAGAAGATCACGAAATACCTGAAGCCGAAAAATTAA
- a CDS encoding Gfo/Idh/MocA family oxidoreductase, with amino-acid sequence MRDGKVRFGIIGTGVGANFCANGLALIAGEGLSELVAVASQREEKAKGFASKWGLKYWYTDYRRMLKEAPIDAVIVNTPHYQHYPMAIDAMESGKHVLVDKPMAISLKEADDMIMTARRNNVKLGVILQSRFDPTMRKLKDAADNGVFGKLILGEAVVEWFRSQEYYSESPWRGRWATEGGGALINQAIHTIDLLIWVMGKPKYLWAQMDTFAHKIEVEDAAAAVIRFENGAIGVIQGSTAVYPGLPTRLEVHGTKGTAIIEGEVLKRWAVIGGEEIVSEGAKEGLKSWARPELVPATNHASLLRDFAKAIIEGREPTVNGVEGRKSLEVIIAIYESARRNNIVSFPL; translated from the coding sequence ATGCGGGATGGGAAAGTTAGGTTTGGTATAATTGGGACAGGTGTTGGGGCTAATTTCTGCGCTAACGGATTGGCGCTGATAGCCGGCGAGGGATTATCCGAGCTCGTCGCGGTCGCCAGCCAGAGGGAAGAAAAAGCTAAGGGTTTTGCATCTAAGTGGGGGTTGAAATACTGGTATACGGATTATAGGAGAATGTTAAAGGAGGCTCCGATAGACGCCGTTATAGTGAATACGCCGCATTATCAGCATTATCCTATGGCTATAGACGCCATGGAGAGCGGCAAACATGTCCTAGTGGATAAGCCGATGGCTATAAGCCTAAAGGAGGCTGATGACATGATTATGACGGCTAGGAGAAATAACGTTAAGCTAGGTGTGATTCTGCAGTCGCGTTTCGATCCAACCATGAGAAAATTGAAGGATGCCGCCGATAACGGTGTTTTCGGGAAATTGATTCTCGGAGAAGCCGTAGTCGAATGGTTCAGAAGCCAAGAATACTATAGCGAAAGCCCTTGGAGAGGCCGCTGGGCAACTGAGGGCGGAGGCGCCCTAATAAATCAAGCCATACACACCATTGATCTGCTAATATGGGTGATGGGCAAACCCAAGTATCTTTGGGCTCAAATGGACACCTTCGCCCATAAAATAGAGGTTGAGGACGCAGCTGCCGCGGTAATAAGGTTTGAGAATGGAGCTATAGGCGTAATCCAAGGGAGCACCGCCGTTTACCCCGGCCTGCCAACAAGGCTTGAGGTTCATGGAACCAAAGGAACAGCCATAATCGAGGGCGAGGTTCTGAAAAGATGGGCTGTGATCGGTGGGGAGGAGATTGTCTCCGAGGGAGCAAAAGAGGGGTTAAAATCTTGGGCTAGACCTGAACTTGTTCCAGCAACCAATCATGCCTCTCTGCTGAGAGACTTCGCTAAAGCCATTATTGAGGGTAGGGAGCCTACCGTAAACGGCGTTGAGGGGAGAAAGTCCCTTGAGGTTATAATAGCTATATATGAGTCCGCTAGAAGAAATAATATTGTAAGTTTCCCACTTTAA
- a CDS encoding ABC transporter ATP-binding protein encodes MEKSVPAVKTIDVHKDYYLRGEVVHALRGISLEVSRGEYVSIMGPSGSGKTTLFNMIGGIDRPTKGDIFIDGVDLSKIPSKSMAWLRCRKIGYIFQTFNLIPVLTAKENVALPMVFLGVPKEEREKRAVELLEMVGLGDRVNHRPTELSGGQQQRVAIARALANNPAIILADEPTGNLDLNTGFAIVQLLYRLKAERGTTIICATHDLKMIDISDRVVFLRDGTIENIEERRGLTLTAEEFFAEEE; translated from the coding sequence ATGGAGAAATCGGTTCCCGCCGTTAAAACCATTGATGTCCACAAGGACTATTATCTTAGGGGAGAAGTGGTTCACGCCCTGCGCGGAATATCTCTTGAAGTGTCCCGTGGGGAATACGTGTCTATTATGGGTCCTTCTGGTTCGGGTAAGACTACGCTGTTTAATATGATTGGCGGCATAGATAGGCCCACTAAGGGCGACATCTTTATAGATGGTGTAGACTTATCTAAAATACCGTCGAAGTCAATGGCCTGGCTTAGGTGCCGTAAGATCGGGTATATTTTCCAGACCTTCAACCTTATACCGGTTCTAACAGCCAAGGAGAACGTTGCGTTACCAATGGTTTTTCTCGGCGTCCCGAAGGAGGAAAGGGAAAAGAGGGCTGTTGAGCTGCTTGAGATGGTTGGCCTAGGCGACAGGGTTAACCATCGACCCACCGAGCTTAGTGGTGGTCAGCAGCAGCGTGTTGCTATTGCTAGGGCTCTTGCGAATAATCCGGCTATAATTCTCGCCGATGAGCCAACAGGCAACCTAGACTTGAACACGGGCTTCGCGATAGTTCAGCTCCTATACCGATTGAAAGCTGAGCGTGGCACAACAATCATCTGCGCTACTCATGACCTCAAAATGATCGATATAAGCGACAGAGTAGTATTCCTCAGAGACGGCACTATCGAAAACATCGAGGAGAGGAGAGGTTTGACGCTCACGGCTGAAGAATTCTTCGCTGAAGAGGAATGA
- a CDS encoding CdvA-like protein, whose protein sequence is MSLWKYVFELATKDLELLKKKKQALDDLLSSNRISSQTYECLSKEINEALSDVKNYLETLSCKMKSRAENLKKQADVLEIFLANIEILHAAGEIDYETYEKQSKAISLGLESTRNEINEIKCALESIAPKPAEEAKCEEKIEEPAKAPSPVEESAPQSSEAASSI, encoded by the coding sequence GTGAGCCTATGGAAATATGTCTTTGAATTAGCCACAAAAGATTTGGAGCTGTTGAAAAAGAAGAAGCAGGCATTAGACGATCTACTATCCTCCAACAGGATCTCAAGTCAAACATACGAGTGCTTGAGTAAAGAGATAAACGAGGCTCTATCCGATGTGAAGAATTATCTAGAGACTTTATCCTGCAAAATGAAGAGTAGAGCTGAGAATCTGAAGAAACAAGCGGATGTGCTAGAGATCTTTTTGGCCAATATTGAGATTCTTCACGCCGCCGGCGAAATCGATTATGAGACATATGAGAAGCAGAGCAAAGCCATATCTCTCGGCTTAGAATCCACGAGGAACGAGATAAACGAGATAAAATGTGCTCTGGAGAGCATAGCGCCAAAGCCCGCTGAAGAAGCTAAGTGCGAGGAGAAGATTGAGGAGCCAGCTAAAGCCCCTTCACCTGTAGAGGAAAGCGCTCCCCAATCATCTGAAGCGGCATCTTCCATCTAG
- the hypF gene encoding carbamoyltransferase HypF, with the protein MRLRVIVSGIVQGVGFRPFIYRIALKNNLKGYVRNRGDSCVEILVDGSEEDVKVFLRDLVEKKPPLAKIHEVIATPAEFSGEIYEDFKIYRSSEEADLSGSVIPPDIAICDECLAEMRDPSNPRYNYFFITCVNCGPRYTIIEDIPYDRENTTMRDFHMCDFCRSEYANPANRRFHAQTVACPKCGPKAYLVAGSGEIVECHDPIREAGKLISEGHIVAVKGYGGFHIAASTLLDEPLEKLREAKHRRQKPFAIMARSLDAAKTFAEVSRWEAEALTSHTRPIVLLNKSENYYLSDLVAPGLHNVGVMLPYTGLHYMLFDQVRDPAFVMTSANPPNYPIIKDDDEAFARLQGLVDYFLLHNRRIAHRCDDSVIRLHGDRSVFIRRSRGYAPEPVMVKLNVKRCALGLGGEENNTACLVSGGKAFLSQHIGDVENIETLEFLESASDRLARLTNSRIDAVACDLHPKFATTMLAKRLSEERGWLMVQVQHHYAHTAALMAEHGLSEIIAICCDGYGYGEDGGAWGGEIVFGSLNLMEFKRLGHLEEQPMLGGDMATKYPLRMAASILYKRVDVEDWLIENSVHLPHGAREAHLILSQLRRGETKIKTTSCGRVLDAASAVLGVCYERTYEGEPAMKLESAAMHGADALKIKPRINGNILNTTEIIVSLFEGRHKFSRRDLAYSIHIYLARGLAELAMELAAENNVKNVGFTGGVACNQIIAEEMRRIVEQHGLNFFVHESVPPGDGGLSFGQAVVASTIKL; encoded by the coding sequence ATGCGTTTAAGAGTAATTGTTTCCGGCATAGTGCAGGGGGTCGGGTTCCGCCCATTCATATATCGAATAGCGTTAAAGAATAATTTGAAGGGCTACGTTAGGAATAGGGGCGACTCCTGTGTAGAAATACTCGTAGACGGCTCAGAAGAGGACGTTAAGGTTTTCTTAAGGGATTTGGTTGAGAAGAAGCCTCCGCTGGCAAAAATACACGAGGTTATAGCTACGCCAGCCGAGTTCTCCGGAGAGATATATGAGGACTTTAAAATATATAGGAGCTCCGAAGAGGCCGATTTATCCGGTTCGGTTATACCGCCGGACATAGCGATATGCGATGAGTGTCTCGCCGAGATGCGCGATCCCTCAAACCCCAGATACAATTACTTCTTTATAACATGCGTGAACTGTGGGCCGAGATACACTATAATCGAAGACATCCCATACGATAGGGAGAACACTACCATGCGCGACTTCCATATGTGCGACTTCTGCAGGTCGGAGTACGCTAACCCAGCGAATAGGAGGTTCCATGCGCAGACGGTCGCGTGCCCAAAATGCGGGCCTAAAGCGTATCTGGTGGCTGGCAGCGGCGAGATCGTCGAATGCCACGACCCAATTAGGGAGGCTGGCAAGCTTATATCTGAGGGCCATATTGTCGCGGTTAAAGGCTACGGGGGCTTTCATATAGCGGCTTCAACGCTTCTAGATGAACCGCTTGAAAAGCTTAGGGAGGCGAAGCATAGGAGGCAGAAGCCCTTCGCCATAATGGCTAGAAGCCTAGACGCCGCTAAAACTTTCGCCGAGGTCAGTCGATGGGAGGCCGAAGCCTTAACCTCACATACGCGCCCCATAGTTTTATTGAATAAAAGCGAGAACTACTATCTGTCCGATCTGGTTGCGCCGGGCCTACATAATGTTGGAGTTATGCTCCCCTACACGGGGCTACACTATATGCTCTTCGATCAAGTCCGCGATCCGGCGTTCGTTATGACCAGCGCTAACCCGCCGAACTACCCTATAATTAAGGATGATGATGAGGCTTTCGCGAGGCTGCAGGGGTTGGTTGACTATTTTCTGCTGCATAATAGGCGCATAGCTCATAGATGCGACGACTCAGTTATACGCCTGCATGGGGATAGAAGCGTCTTCATAAGGCGGTCGAGGGGCTACGCTCCCGAACCAGTGATGGTGAAGCTCAACGTTAAACGTTGCGCGCTAGGTTTAGGTGGAGAAGAGAACAATACAGCGTGCCTCGTATCCGGCGGTAAAGCCTTCCTATCACAGCACATAGGCGACGTAGAGAATATTGAGACCCTAGAGTTTCTTGAATCGGCCTCTGATAGGCTGGCGCGTTTAACGAACAGCAGGATCGACGCCGTCGCATGCGACCTACATCCAAAGTTCGCCACAACAATGCTTGCGAAGAGGCTTTCCGAAGAGCGCGGTTGGCTTATGGTTCAGGTTCAACATCACTACGCGCATACAGCGGCCCTTATGGCTGAGCATGGTTTAAGCGAGATTATAGCTATTTGCTGCGATGGCTATGGTTACGGCGAAGATGGGGGAGCATGGGGAGGAGAAATAGTGTTCGGCTCACTTAACTTGATGGAATTTAAGCGGCTCGGCCACTTGGAGGAGCAGCCGATGCTTGGCGGCGACATGGCGACAAAGTATCCGTTGAGGATGGCGGCCAGCATACTATATAAGCGTGTGGATGTGGAGGATTGGCTGATAGAGAACAGCGTGCATCTTCCCCACGGCGCGAGGGAAGCGCATTTAATACTCTCACAGCTCCGGAGGGGCGAGACCAAGATTAAAACAACCAGCTGCGGTAGGGTTCTAGACGCAGCCTCAGCGGTTCTGGGAGTATGCTACGAGAGAACATATGAGGGTGAGCCCGCAATGAAACTGGAGTCAGCCGCCATGCATGGAGCGGACGCCCTCAAAATCAAGCCGCGGATCAACGGCAACATCCTCAATACAACGGAGATAATCGTCTCGCTCTTCGAGGGAAGACACAAGTTTTCAAGGAGGGATCTAGCCTACTCCATCCATATTTATTTGGCTAGAGGTTTAGCGGAACTAGCGATGGAATTAGCCGCGGAGAACAACGTGAAGAACGTTGGCTTTACTGGCGGGGTTGCATGCAACCAGATAATCGCCGAAGAGATGCGCAGAATCGTTGAGCAGCACGGGCTAAACTTCTTCGTACATGAATCAGTGCCGCCCGGCGACGGCGGGCTATCATTCGGGCAAGCCGTAGTCGCCTCCACAATCAAGCTCTAA
- a CDS encoding AIR carboxylase family protein, which produces MRGKVVILMGSRGDMDFSREIAKYLDALGVEYEFRVASAHKTPRKVLEILEEYEGEKIVYITVAGRSNALSAFVDANTLKPVIACPPYSEKFGGADIYSSLRVPSGIGSVVTIEPEGAAIAAAKILALESPELADRIRKYQESKRAEIEEADKAIRIKGRA; this is translated from the coding sequence ATGAGGGGAAAAGTCGTAATTTTGATGGGTTCGAGAGGCGACATGGATTTTTCGCGTGAAATCGCTAAATACTTGGATGCCTTAGGCGTAGAATACGAGTTTAGGGTTGCTTCAGCACATAAGACTCCGAGAAAGGTTCTTGAGATACTTGAGGAATATGAGGGGGAGAAAATAGTCTACATAACAGTCGCCGGCAGATCTAATGCTTTAAGCGCCTTCGTCGACGCTAACACGCTGAAGCCTGTAATAGCGTGCCCGCCCTATTCGGAGAAGTTCGGCGGCGCAGACATATACTCTTCGCTTAGGGTTCCAAGCGGTATAGGTTCTGTTGTAACCATTGAGCCGGAAGGGGCAGCCATAGCGGCAGCTAAGATCCTCGCATTAGAGAGCCCAGAGCTAGCGGATAGAATCCGCAAATATCAGGAATCAAAGAGGGCTGAAATAGAAGAGGCGGATAAAGCGATCAGAATAAAGGGCAGAGCGTAA
- a CDS encoding ABC transporter ATP-binding protein: protein MVGSNISFEYVVETEDLAKYYQMGPITVKALDGVDLRIKRGEYISVMGPSGSGKTTLFNMIGGIDRPTRGRVYIDGVDIAKLDAYELAWLRCRKIGYIFQTFNLIPVLTAIENVMLPMIFAGVEREERFRRGRELLEMVGLGDRLNHKPAELSGGQQQRVAIARALANNPAIILADEPTGNLDLHTGLEIITLLREMNKEKGVTIIAATHDLKMIDVSDRIIYLRDGRVERYETRAEVYVRVTE, encoded by the coding sequence ATGGTGGGATCAAATATTAGCTTTGAATATGTTGTTGAAACAGAGGATTTAGCCAAATATTATCAGATGGGGCCCATAACGGTTAAGGCCCTAGACGGCGTTGACTTAAGGATTAAACGTGGAGAATATATTTCAGTCATGGGTCCTTCTGGTTCGGGTAAGACTACGCTGTTTAATATGATTGGCGGCATAGATAGGCCCACCAGGGGAAGAGTGTACATAGATGGCGTCGACATCGCTAAACTAGACGCCTATGAGCTTGCTTGGCTTAGGTGCCGTAAGATCGGGTATATTTTCCAGACCTTCAACCTTATACCGGTTCTAACAGCCATAGAGAACGTTATGCTGCCAATGATCTTCGCTGGCGTTGAACGCGAGGAGCGCTTCAGAAGGGGTAGAGAGCTGCTTGAGATGGTTGGCTTAGGGGATAGGCTTAACCATAAGCCGGCGGAGCTTAGTGGTGGTCAGCAGCAGCGTGTTGCTATTGCTAGGGCTCTTGCGAATAATCCGGCTATAATTCTCGCCGATGAGCCAACAGGCAACCTAGACCTGCATACGGGGTTGGAGATAATAACTCTCTTGAGGGAGATGAATAAGGAGAAGGGCGTAACTATTATTGCGGCAACCCACGACCTTAAGATGATCGATGTGAGCGACAGAATAATTTATCTGCGGGACGGCCGAGTAGAGAGGTACGAAACCAGAGCAGAAGTGTACGTGAGAGTTACGGAATAA
- a CDS encoding PadR family transcriptional regulator, translating to MKNLYCINKYDNLDIFILVELAKSPLSGYDIMLLIHKKFNLMMSSGTVYLTLYSLEREGLIKSKVHNSSRKRVYALTYKGEEFIGKVLSLQENIKTIVSKIFDDGKYVVCKSNLTKI from the coding sequence TTGAAAAATTTATATTGTATAAATAAATATGATAATTTAGATATATTCATATTAGTAGAGCTCGCAAAATCACCCTTAAGTGGATATGACATTATGTTGCTCATCCATAAGAAGTTTAACCTTATGATGAGCTCTGGAACAGTTTACCTAACGCTTTATTCTCTTGAAAGGGAAGGGTTAATTAAGAGTAAAGTTCACAATAGTTCCAGAAAAAGAGTGTACGCTTTAACCTATAAAGGCGAAGAGTTTATAGGAAAAGTCCTTTCACTGCAAGAAAACATTAAAACAATAGTCTCGAAAATATTTGATGATGGTAAATACGTTGTTTGCAAATCAAACTTAACAAAGATTTAA
- a CDS encoding Gfo/Idh/MocA family oxidoreductase, which produces MKRVRVGVVGSGGIFQGAHLPAYPDIAEAQLAAICDISESVLKAAERRVRGVYQERMQKAKDEGNIDLAERLREDIDNLKTYTSFSEMLSKENLDLVDICTPTKFHAPVAIEALKNGVNVMCEKPMARTYLECLDVLEHVADSKRIYQHNENWLFHPLWYNIRKFIESGTIGEPQLIFLAAAHGGPEWASWFWDLDIAGGGALLDNGVHAITCSWFLGGFDKRPTVVKAAEPYGICIRMRTRIIQGMFRAFEVEDDAHVLMRFENDAGEWFSAHVEGSWSHRDSMDTAIIGTSGEIKPETRGDETFLIISDAKGGKREFNLGKISWIQSFAGEIRNACNCVLNNVRPICDENIGAETTAIVQSAYLSQKKGRKPVTLDEFKRYALKVREKEGDKASEVLLKELIKGIARV; this is translated from the coding sequence TTGAAGAGGGTTAGAGTCGGTGTTGTTGGTTCCGGTGGGATATTTCAGGGCGCTCATTTACCAGCATATCCGGACATAGCGGAGGCGCAGCTGGCGGCTATATGCGATATATCTGAATCTGTGCTGAAGGCCGCTGAGAGAAGAGTTAGAGGCGTCTATCAAGAGAGGATGCAGAAGGCTAAAGATGAAGGAAACATAGATCTAGCCGAGAGATTAAGGGAAGACATAGATAACTTGAAGACGTACACGAGTTTCTCGGAAATGTTGTCGAAAGAGAATCTCGATTTAGTCGACATATGTACTCCAACAAAGTTTCATGCTCCAGTAGCCATTGAAGCCCTTAAAAACGGCGTTAATGTCATGTGCGAGAAACCTATGGCTAGAACCTACCTCGAATGCCTAGATGTCTTAGAGCATGTTGCGGATTCTAAAAGGATTTATCAGCATAATGAGAACTGGCTCTTCCACCCGCTCTGGTACAATATTAGAAAGTTTATTGAAAGCGGCACAATAGGCGAGCCACAGCTAATCTTTTTGGCTGCGGCCCATGGCGGGCCAGAATGGGCTTCATGGTTCTGGGACCTAGATATCGCTGGAGGTGGAGCCCTCTTGGATAACGGTGTACACGCGATAACCTGCTCATGGTTTTTAGGCGGCTTTGATAAGAGGCCCACTGTTGTCAAGGCGGCTGAGCCATACGGCATATGTATACGCATGAGAACCAGAATCATACAGGGTATGTTTAGGGCGTTTGAGGTTGAGGACGACGCTCATGTCTTAATGCGCTTCGAGAATGATGCTGGTGAATGGTTTTCGGCGCATGTTGAGGGTTCATGGTCTCATAGAGACTCTATGGATACAGCCATAATTGGGACGAGCGGCGAGATTAAGCCGGAAACTAGGGGCGATGAAACCTTTCTAATTATAAGTGATGCTAAAGGTGGAAAGAGAGAGTTCAACCTCGGGAAGATTTCGTGGATTCAGAGTTTCGCCGGTGAGATAAGGAATGCGTGTAACTGTGTGCTAAATAATGTGCGGCCTATCTGCGATGAGAATATAGGCGCGGAGACAACGGCTATTGTTCAATCAGCATACCTGTCGCAGAAGAAGGGCAGGAAGCCAGTAACCCTCGATGAATTCAAAAGGTACGCTTTGAAGGTGAGGGAGAAGGAAGGCGATAAAGCGTCAGAGGTTCTATTGAAAGAATTGATTAAAGGGATAGCGAGAGTATAG
- a CDS encoding uroporphyrinogen decarboxylase family protein: MNPRGNFLLAVKHEETYWLPCPLFDKSAVTVHHGLIERCDFGLDSWGVRWELKDSRSDSFPVDHPLKSPDMVDDYPMPSPYEAHIIGRAMLEASRVDRRRTVLLGDNGWGLFERAWLLLGMTRFFIWSFRHQDALRRLIERIAEVKVAITEELIEKVNIDVVCYGDDWGMEDHLLISPEKWRTFIKPYQAKLYRVAKRNSVLVYQHSDGRVEDLIPDLVEIGVDILNIQRECNNWLKIIERFGKTISLWGGVSARTLDIGSPEEVAKETEECCRLGESGGIILAPGHTLKYSPEKIDIMRRTWLEKGFYKQVDRRIIGCEE, from the coding sequence ATGAACCCTCGTGGAAACTTTCTTTTAGCCGTCAAGCATGAGGAAACCTATTGGCTTCCATGCCCCCTCTTCGATAAATCAGCCGTCACAGTTCATCACGGCTTAATTGAAAGATGCGATTTTGGATTGGATTCATGGGGTGTGCGATGGGAGCTGAAGGATAGCCGCTCAGATAGTTTCCCGGTGGATCACCCATTGAAGTCCCCGGACATGGTCGACGATTACCCTATGCCGTCGCCATATGAAGCCCATATAATTGGGCGGGCTATGCTGGAGGCTTCGAGGGTTGATCGACGGAGAACCGTGCTCCTAGGCGATAATGGTTGGGGCCTATTCGAAAGGGCTTGGCTGCTTCTAGGCATGACGAGATTCTTCATCTGGTCTTTCAGGCATCAGGATGCGTTGAGGAGGCTTATAGAGCGTATTGCTGAAGTAAAGGTCGCTATAACTGAGGAGCTTATCGAGAAGGTTAACATTGACGTGGTCTGTTACGGCGATGATTGGGGTATGGAGGATCACCTACTAATATCTCCGGAAAAATGGAGAACATTCATAAAACCATACCAAGCTAAACTTTATCGGGTGGCTAAAAGGAACAGTGTACTCGTATATCAGCATAGCGATGGAAGAGTTGAGGATTTAATACCCGACCTAGTGGAGATAGGCGTCGACATACTGAACATTCAGAGAGAATGCAACAACTGGCTGAAAATAATTGAGAGGTTTGGGAAAACCATATCGCTTTGGGGCGGGGTGAGCGCAAGAACCCTAGACATAGGAAGCCCAGAGGAAGTTGCTAAGGAAACAGAGGAATGCTGCCGCCTCGGAGAAAGCGGAGGAATAATCCTTGCGCCAGGACACACATTAAAGTACTCCCCGGAAAAAATAGACATAATGCGCAGAACATGGCTAGAAAAAGGATTCTATAAACAAGTTGACAGAAGAATTATTGGCTGCGAAGAATAA
- the moaA gene encoding GTP 3',8-cyclase MoaA encodes MTIKDSFGRPVENLRVSVTQRCNFKCIYCHREGQIFNSSVELSAGEIERIVKVAASLGVYGVKLTGGEPLLRKDIVEIVRRISTIPGIRDVSMTTNGFLLKEYARQLKEAGLSRVNVSLDTLDAEKFKMITGVDAHEKVIGGIIEASKAGLNPIKINMVLLKGVNCDEVEDMIKFAEENRLVLQLIELEQPREDPFYIKYHVDLNDLENKLREKSLKIIVRSMHHRRKYVLRSGAEVEVVKPMHNTEFCLHCNRIRLTSDGKLKPCLFRHDNLVDVLNPMRNGADDQHLKSLFIEAVRRRKPFFT; translated from the coding sequence TTGACAATTAAGGATAGTTTCGGCAGACCCGTTGAAAACCTGCGGGTATCTGTAACGCAAAGATGCAATTTTAAGTGCATTTACTGCCACCGCGAAGGCCAGATCTTCAACTCCAGTGTTGAGCTTTCGGCTGGGGAGATAGAGCGTATAGTTAAGGTTGCAGCCTCACTGGGCGTTTACGGGGTTAAGTTAACGGGCGGAGAACCCCTTTTAAGGAAGGATATCGTTGAAATCGTGCGTAGAATAAGCACTATACCCGGCATACGAGACGTATCCATGACCACAAACGGCTTCCTCCTCAAAGAGTACGCTCGGCAGCTAAAGGAGGCGGGGCTTTCACGGGTTAACGTTAGCTTAGACACATTGGATGCGGAAAAATTTAAGATGATTACAGGCGTTGACGCACACGAGAAGGTTATTGGGGGAATAATTGAGGCTTCGAAGGCTGGCTTGAACCCAATTAAAATCAACATGGTTCTCTTAAAGGGAGTGAACTGCGACGAAGTAGAAGATATGATTAAATTTGCTGAGGAAAACCGCCTAGTGCTCCAGCTGATTGAGCTTGAGCAGCCGCGTGAAGACCCCTTCTACATAAAATACCACGTTGACCTAAATGATTTAGAGAATAAGCTTAGGGAGAAGTCTTTAAAGATCATTGTTAGATCGATGCATCATAGAAGAAAATATGTTTTGAGGAGCGGAGCCGAGGTTGAAGTGGTTAAGCCGATGCATAACACTGAGTTCTGCCTTCACTGCAATAGGATCCGGTTGACTTCCGATGGGAAGCTTAAACCATGCTTATTCAGACACGATAACTTGGTAGATGTGCTCAACCCGATGAGGAACGGAGCCGACGACCAGCACTTAAAGAGTCTCTTTATTGAGGCTGTGAGGAGAAGGAAGCCTTTCTTCACCTAA